A section of the Xiphias gladius isolate SHS-SW01 ecotype Sanya breed wild chromosome 8, ASM1685928v1, whole genome shotgun sequence genome encodes:
- the LOC120792702 gene encoding uncharacterized protein LOC120792702 isoform X1, translated as MEEEMEQKEMHFNHSTPQISPLNPKPGFPGYYALIPFVLLILIGCMVAVVVYIRRKSRLNELRHRLIPLYSYDPAEDQDWKDAGREDEEEELAEPLIKEGRQNLTSSGCFYIQEDGITKTEQDVHQLGQHRFLTAILLATALVLPALTLDTLLCYYCPLQHKGKSCANTTSQCLPEQRCSSSRGHYGSIHILSAQGCVDSEFCGSHEIISHLGVKYNVSHTCCCKDKCNGTPKSDAGLKKLLGMTKDESDYTNITNGLREEPWDSCANYTSLRTATLPASA; from the exons atggaggaggagatggagcagAAAGAAATGCATTTCAACCACTCCACCCCCCAAATTTCACCTCTCAACCCCAAGCCTGGATTTCCTGGTTACTATGCACTCATCCCGTTCGTACTACTCATACTGATTGGATGTATGGTGGCAGTG GTTGTGTATATTAGGAGGAAATCAAG ACTAAATGAGCTACGCCACAGGTTGATTCCTCTGTACAGCTACGACCCCGCAGAAGACCAAGACTGGAAGGACGCTGgcagggaggatgaggaggaagagctgGCT GAGCCTTTGATCAAGGAGG GCCGACAAAACCTCACAAGCTCTGGATGCTTTTACATACAGGAAGATGGGATCACAAAGACAGAACAG GACGTCCATCAGTTGGGACAACACCGGTTCCTGACCGCCATCTTGTTGGCTACGGCTCTGGTCCTCCCAGCTCTAACTCTGGACACCCTGCTATGTTACTACTGTCCTCTGCAGCACAAAGGCAAGTCCTGCGCCAACACCACCAGCCAGTGTCTGCCTGAGCAGCGCTGCTCCAGCTCCCGAGGTCACTACGGCTCCATCCACATCCTGTCCGCTCAGGGCTGCGTGGACAGTGAGTTCTGTGGTTCCCACGAAATCATCTCTCATTTGGGGGTCAAGTACAATGTCAGCCACACCTGCTGCTGCAAAGACAAATGTAACGGCACGCCAAAGTCTGACGCCGGCCTAAAGAAGCTGCTGGGGATGACCAAGGACGAGTCAGATTACACCAACATCACTAATGGTCTCAGAGAGGAGCCTTGGGATTCATGTGCAAATTACACATCATTACGGACCGCCACATTACCTGCCTCTGCATAA
- the LOC120792702 gene encoding uncharacterized protein LOC120792702 isoform X2, with the protein MEEEMEQKEMHFNHSTPQISPLNPKPGFPGYYALIPFVLLILIGCMVAVVVYIRRKSRLNELRHRLIPLYSYDPAEDQDWKDAGREDEEEELAADKTSQALDAFTYRKMGSQRQNSQDVHQLGQHRFLTAILLATALVLPALTLDTLLCYYCPLQHKGKSCANTTSQCLPEQRCSSSRGHYGSIHILSAQGCVDSEFCGSHEIISHLGVKYNVSHTCCCKDKCNGTPKSDAGLKKLLGMTKDESDYTNITNGLREEPWDSCANYTSLRTATLPASA; encoded by the exons atggaggaggagatggagcagAAAGAAATGCATTTCAACCACTCCACCCCCCAAATTTCACCTCTCAACCCCAAGCCTGGATTTCCTGGTTACTATGCACTCATCCCGTTCGTACTACTCATACTGATTGGATGTATGGTGGCAGTG GTTGTGTATATTAGGAGGAAATCAAG ACTAAATGAGCTACGCCACAGGTTGATTCCTCTGTACAGCTACGACCCCGCAGAAGACCAAGACTGGAAGGACGCTGgcagggaggatgaggaggaagagctgGCT GCCGACAAAACCTCACAAGCTCTGGATGCTTTTACATACAGGAAGATGGGATCACAAAGACAGAACAG TCAGGACGTCCATCAGTTGGGACAACACCGGTTCCTGACCGCCATCTTGTTGGCTACGGCTCTGGTCCTCCCAGCTCTAACTCTGGACACCCTGCTATGTTACTACTGTCCTCTGCAGCACAAAGGCAAGTCCTGCGCCAACACCACCAGCCAGTGTCTGCCTGAGCAGCGCTGCTCCAGCTCCCGAGGTCACTACGGCTCCATCCACATCCTGTCCGCTCAGGGCTGCGTGGACAGTGAGTTCTGTGGTTCCCACGAAATCATCTCTCATTTGGGGGTCAAGTACAATGTCAGCCACACCTGCTGCTGCAAAGACAAATGTAACGGCACGCCAAAGTCTGACGCCGGCCTAAAGAAGCTGCTGGGGATGACCAAGGACGAGTCAGATTACACCAACATCACTAATGGTCTCAGAGAGGAGCCTTGGGATTCATGTGCAAATTACACATCATTACGGACCGCCACATTACCTGCCTCTGCATAA
- the bncr gene encoding protein Bouncer isoform X3, producing the protein MLQPLHVSVLWFSLLLPSLLCDHLLCHYSPILANDDTFELIVTECPPDELCFKADGRYGNHSALSARGCMAEKDCSQVRNISLKGTVYIMTYACCDRPYCNSCLLVAANLLSITVTLVTVAVTAGSL; encoded by the coding sequence ATGTTGCAGCCCCTGCACGTTTCTGTGTTGTGGTTCTCGCTTCTCCTCCCCTCGCTGCTATGCGACCACCTGCTTTGCCACTACAGCCCCATCCTGGCGAACGATGACACGTTCGAGCTCATCGTGACCGAGTGCCCCCCTGATGAGCTGTGCTTCAAGGCGGACGGTCGCTACGGCAATCACAGTGCCCTGTCGGCTAGGGGCTGCATGGCGGAGAAGGACTGCAGCCAGGTGCGCAACATCAGCCTCAAAGGGACAGTCTACATCATGACCTATGCCTGCTGCGACCGACCGTACTGTAACTCCTGCCTGCTCGTCGCAGCCAATCTCCTCTCCATCACTGTAACTCTTGTCACTGTAGCTGTGACGGCCGGCAGTTTGTGA
- the bncr gene encoding protein Bouncer isoform X2 — translation MTRLSMLQPLHVSVLWFSLLLPSLLCDHLLCHYSPILANDDTFELIVTECPPDELCFKADGRYGNHSALSARGCMAEKDCSQVRNISLKGTVYIMTYACCDRPYCNSCLLVAANLLSITVTLVTVAVTAGSL, via the exons ATGACAAG GCTGAGCATGTTGCAGCCCCTGCACGTTTCTGTGTTGTGGTTCTCGCTTCTCCTCCCCTCGCTGCTATGCGACCACCTGCTTTGCCACTACAGCCCCATCCTGGCGAACGATGACACGTTCGAGCTCATCGTGACCGAGTGCCCCCCTGATGAGCTGTGCTTCAAGGCGGACGGTCGCTACGGCAATCACAGTGCCCTGTCGGCTAGGGGCTGCATGGCGGAGAAGGACTGCAGCCAGGTGCGCAACATCAGCCTCAAAGGGACAGTCTACATCATGACCTATGCCTGCTGCGACCGACCGTACTGTAACTCCTGCCTGCTCGTCGCAGCCAATCTCCTCTCCATCACTGTAACTCTTGTCACTGTAGCTGTGACGGCCGGCAGTTTGTGA
- the LOC120792702 gene encoding uncharacterized protein LOC120792702 isoform X3 — protein MEEEMEQKEMHFNHSTPQISPLNPKPGFPGYYALIPFVLLILIGCMVAVVVYIRRKSRLNELRHRLIPLYSYDPAEDQDWKDAGREDEEEELAEPLIKEGRQNLTSSGCFYIQEDGITKTEQHKGKSCANTTSQCLPEQRCSSSRGHYGSIHILSAQGCVDSEFCGSHEIISHLGVKYNVSHTCCCKDKCNGTPKSDAGLKKLLGMTKDESDYTNITNGLREEPWDSCANYTSLRTATLPASA, from the exons atggaggaggagatggagcagAAAGAAATGCATTTCAACCACTCCACCCCCCAAATTTCACCTCTCAACCCCAAGCCTGGATTTCCTGGTTACTATGCACTCATCCCGTTCGTACTACTCATACTGATTGGATGTATGGTGGCAGTG GTTGTGTATATTAGGAGGAAATCAAG ACTAAATGAGCTACGCCACAGGTTGATTCCTCTGTACAGCTACGACCCCGCAGAAGACCAAGACTGGAAGGACGCTGgcagggaggatgaggaggaagagctgGCT GAGCCTTTGATCAAGGAGG GCCGACAAAACCTCACAAGCTCTGGATGCTTTTACATACAGGAAGATGGGATCACAAAGACAGAACAG CACAAAGGCAAGTCCTGCGCCAACACCACCAGCCAGTGTCTGCCTGAGCAGCGCTGCTCCAGCTCCCGAGGTCACTACGGCTCCATCCACATCCTGTCCGCTCAGGGCTGCGTGGACAGTGAGTTCTGTGGTTCCCACGAAATCATCTCTCATTTGGGGGTCAAGTACAATGTCAGCCACACCTGCTGCTGCAAAGACAAATGTAACGGCACGCCAAAGTCTGACGCCGGCCTAAAGAAGCTGCTGGGGATGACCAAGGACGAGTCAGATTACACCAACATCACTAATGGTCTCAGAGAGGAGCCTTGGGATTCATGTGCAAATTACACATCATTACGGACCGCCACATTACCTGCCTCTGCATAA
- the bncr gene encoding protein Bouncer isoform X1, with translation MGFKIFKMFRLSMLQPLHVSVLWFSLLLPSLLCDHLLCHYSPILANDDTFELIVTECPPDELCFKADGRYGNHSALSARGCMAEKDCSQVRNISLKGTVYIMTYACCDRPYCNSCLLVAANLLSITVTLVTVAVTAGSL, from the exons ATgggatttaaaatatttaaaatgttcag GCTGAGCATGTTGCAGCCCCTGCACGTTTCTGTGTTGTGGTTCTCGCTTCTCCTCCCCTCGCTGCTATGCGACCACCTGCTTTGCCACTACAGCCCCATCCTGGCGAACGATGACACGTTCGAGCTCATCGTGACCGAGTGCCCCCCTGATGAGCTGTGCTTCAAGGCGGACGGTCGCTACGGCAATCACAGTGCCCTGTCGGCTAGGGGCTGCATGGCGGAGAAGGACTGCAGCCAGGTGCGCAACATCAGCCTCAAAGGGACAGTCTACATCATGACCTATGCCTGCTGCGACCGACCGTACTGTAACTCCTGCCTGCTCGTCGCAGCCAATCTCCTCTCCATCACTGTAACTCTTGTCACTGTAGCTGTGACGGCCGGCAGTTTGTGA